A section of the Malus sylvestris chromosome 17, drMalSylv7.2, whole genome shotgun sequence genome encodes:
- the LOC126609790 gene encoding uncharacterized protein LOC126609790, whose protein sequence is MAGAMVRIPVIRRSSDDIYEFPGTTVSLADMVLGFIEEVEVPPENTTSGSDEDDENSCSVEENKAFWEEQDQLLQATLCKTSSVESKIRQATKEAVREINSSSAEYCVCSRPVAGGCRKCLRTEICKRLIDSGYNCAICKSKWRSSTNAPAGEHTYLEVLDKSSKRGEIRVVIELNFRAEFEMARASENYNRLISWLPEVFVGKADRLRALIKILCCAAKTCMKEKKMHLGPWRKHKYVQAKWFGTLERSTPGSLPVGFSHGPPKPKASILTFDLLEAAMPAGLHCAGTAVEVV, encoded by the exons ATGGCCGGAGCAATGGTTAGAATTCCGGTGATTCGCCGGAGCTCCGACGATATTTATGAATTTCCCGGTACAACTGTAAGTCTAGCCGACATGGTTCTGGGTTTCATTGAGGAAGTCGAGGTGCCGCCGGAGAATACTACCTCTGGCTCCGATGAAGATGACGAGAATTCTTGCAGTGTGGAAGAGAACAAGGCATTTTGGGAAGAACAAGACCAACTTCTGCAG GCAACATTGTGCAAGACCAGTAGTGTTGAATCGAAAATTCGACAAGCCACCAAGGAAGCTGTAAGGGAAATAAATTCATCAAGCGCAGAATATTGCGTTTGCTCGAGACCTGTGGCCGGAGGTTGCCGGAAATGTTTGCGTACCGAAATATGCAAACGGCTAATTGATTCTGGATACAATTGTGCCATTTGCAAGTCTAAGTGGAGAAGCTCAACAAATGCCCCAGCAG GGGAGCATACTTATTTGGAAGTGCTGGACAAAAGTTCAAAGAGAGGGGAGATTAGGGTTGTAATTGAGCTAAATTTCCGAGCTGAGTTCGAGATGGCAAGAGCTAGCGAAAACTACAACAGATTGATTAGCTGGTTGCCTGAAGTGTTTGTTGGAAAAGCCGATAGACTACGAGCTTTGATCAAGATTTTGTGCTGCGCTGCAAAAACATGtatgaaggagaagaaaatgcaCTTGGGACCATGGAGGAAGCACAAGTACGTGCAAGCCAAATGGTTTGGGACGTTGGAGCGGTCAACGCCAGGGTCGTTGCCTGTCGGATTTTCGCACGGGCCGCCGAAGCCTAAGGCCTCGATTTTGACCTTTGATTTGTTGGAGGCGGCTATGCCTGCAGGCTTGCATTGCGCTGGTACTGCAGTTGAAGTTGTGTGA